One genomic segment of Rivularia sp. PCC 7116 includes these proteins:
- a CDS encoding CHAT domain-containing protein: MQLPKYDSIAKNKIYRWVAKLYQRWLQKILLFVLAFIFTAIWEFNLIPILLPKADARDIHNPVRLSENNIKPQSLLEKAKRLYDEEKYLEAISVLKRAAENFKIQNNSLQQSLALSNIASTYRQLGKYDMALKYITQSREILEIQATRKDDSQRLKIFAQVLDIQANLQLTLGKATLAVENWKQAAAIYQQQNLQPEKIRSLINQNIALQALGRYRLASKILRGLLPDVNKQPASILKVTALRSFGDVQLYLGEIDASLNTLQQSYNIAVTIKSAPQIAETLLSLGNAQFAKANQLRSPSQNAILFEKTAPLVYVSKPILPEVIKLYQQAAKIYERATAVSTSPTIQAKAQLNLVNVLIELKEFDRAGKLASQLESIINQLPVSKTSVKAKIKLGKNLFFLKQASAGNAPEWENIAQILATAIKQAEVLEDTRLQAYAIGTLGSIYLQTNHLADAQQLTNKAIDLALRIEAKDIAYLWQWQLGYIYKIQKNIPQAIDSYSQAVDNLNNLRGDLLVLNPDIQFSFRDNVEPAYRQLVDLLLQPTNSQITQSKSQNSISYNSINKARHVIEALQLREIEDYFQEVCLKAKPQIVDRVVDKLDATAAVIYPVILQNRLEIILKLPNKNKLNNYTTLVKAEELENTIEQLQYSLRQPEQINKVKELSGKLYKWLIKPLEADLQANNIQTLVFVLDGNLRNIPMAVLYDNQTQETEPKYLIEKYAIALTPGLQMLEAKPLEKVELNMLMAGVSEKRLIGNRQFSPLQNIRMELEKIQSQIPSSKKLLNQSFTENNLEKQIDSAKYTIVHIATHGNFSSNSDETYILTWNKLLKVKDFDKLFQVNTNADAQNIELLVLSACDTANGDKRASLGLSGIAVRAGTRSTLATLWAVEDESTALLMNQFYQELQQNKLNKAKALQQAQIKILRNNELPLIWAPYVLIGNWL; the protein is encoded by the coding sequence ATGCAATTGCCAAAATATGATTCTATAGCGAAAAACAAGATATATCGATGGGTTGCTAAACTTTATCAAAGATGGCTGCAAAAAATACTTTTATTTGTTTTAGCCTTTATTTTTACTGCGATTTGGGAATTTAATTTAATTCCGATTTTACTTCCGAAAGCTGATGCTCGGGATATACATAATCCTGTAAGGCTTTCTGAAAACAATATTAAACCGCAAAGTTTATTAGAAAAAGCGAAAAGACTTTATGACGAAGAAAAATATTTAGAAGCTATATCTGTTTTAAAGCGAGCAGCAGAAAATTTTAAGATACAAAATAATTCTCTTCAACAATCTCTTGCACTTAGCAATATTGCTAGCACTTATAGACAGCTTGGGAAATACGATATGGCTTTGAAATATATTACCCAAAGCCGGGAAATATTAGAAATTCAAGCCACTAGAAAAGATGATAGCCAAAGACTAAAAATATTTGCTCAAGTTTTAGATATTCAAGCGAATCTACAACTAACTTTAGGAAAAGCAACTTTAGCAGTAGAAAACTGGAAACAAGCCGCTGCTATTTACCAGCAGCAAAATTTACAGCCAGAAAAAATTCGTAGTTTGATTAATCAAAACATTGCTTTACAAGCATTAGGGCGCTATCGACTAGCTTCTAAAATCTTAAGAGGCTTGCTTCCGGATGTAAATAAACAACCAGCTTCGATTCTGAAAGTAACGGCATTGCGGAGTTTTGGTGATGTTCAGCTATATCTTGGGGAAATAGATGCTTCTTTAAACACTTTACAGCAAAGCTATAACATCGCGGTAACAATTAAATCTGCTCCTCAAATAGCTGAAACTTTACTTAGCCTGGGTAATGCTCAATTTGCCAAAGCAAATCAGTTGCGTTCGCCTTCACAAAACGCAATATTATTTGAAAAGACAGCACCGCTAGTTTATGTCAGTAAACCGATATTGCCAGAGGTCATAAAATTATATCAACAAGCAGCAAAAATTTACGAGCGGGCTACAGCAGTATCAACATCACCCACAATTCAAGCAAAAGCACAATTAAATTTAGTTAATGTATTAATAGAGCTTAAAGAATTTGATCGAGCCGGTAAATTAGCTTCTCAATTAGAATCAATTATCAATCAATTGCCAGTATCAAAGACATCAGTTAAAGCTAAAATTAAGTTAGGGAAAAATTTATTTTTCTTAAAACAAGCTAGTGCTGGGAATGCACCGGAATGGGAAAATATAGCTCAAATTTTAGCTACTGCCATTAAACAAGCGGAAGTTTTAGAAGATACAAGATTGCAAGCTTATGCAATAGGTACCCTGGGCAGCATATATTTACAAACTAATCATTTAGCGGATGCCCAACAACTTACGAACAAAGCAATTGACTTAGCTTTAAGAATAGAAGCAAAGGACATTGCTTATCTTTGGCAATGGCAGTTGGGATATATATATAAAATTCAAAAAAATATCCCCCAAGCAATAGATTCTTACTCGCAAGCAGTTGATAATTTGAACAATTTACGCGGAGATTTACTCGTACTTAATCCAGATATACAGTTTTCTTTTAGAGATAATGTTGAACCAGCATACAGACAATTGGTTGATTTACTTTTACAACCTACAAATTCTCAAATTACTCAGTCTAAATCACAGAATAGTATCAGTTATAATAGTATAAATAAAGCTCGCCATGTGATTGAAGCTTTACAATTAAGGGAAATAGAAGATTATTTTCAGGAAGTTTGTTTGAAAGCTAAGCCACAGATTGTTGATAGGGTAGTTGATAAACTAGATGCCACAGCAGCAGTCATTTATCCAGTTATTTTACAAAATCGTTTGGAAATAATTTTAAAATTACCTAATAAAAATAAATTAAATAACTACACGACTCTTGTGAAAGCAGAGGAGCTTGAAAATACAATCGAACAATTACAGTATAGCCTCAGACAGCCAGAACAAATAAATAAAGTCAAAGAACTATCTGGAAAATTATATAAATGGTTAATTAAACCGTTAGAAGCAGACTTGCAAGCGAACAATATACAAACATTGGTATTTGTCTTAGATGGTAATTTAAGAAATATACCGATGGCTGTACTTTACGACAATCAAACCCAGGAAACAGAACCAAAATATTTAATTGAAAAATATGCCATTGCTTTAACTCCAGGTTTACAAATGTTAGAAGCAAAACCTTTAGAAAAGGTAGAATTAAATATGCTTATGGCTGGAGTTAGCGAAAAGCGGCTAATTGGCAATCGGCAATTCAGCCCTTTGCAAAATATACGGATGGAATTAGAAAAAATTCAATCACAAATACCCAGCAGCAAAAAACTTTTAAATCAATCTTTTACCGAAAATAACCTAGAGAAACAAATTGATTCTGCGAAATACACGATAGTTCATATTGCTACCCACGGTAATTTTAGTTCAAACTCAGACGAAACCTATATTTTGACTTGGAACAAACTGCTCAAAGTCAAAGATTTTGATAAATTATTTCAAGTTAATACAAACGCAGATGCTCAAAATATCGAATTATTGGTTTTGAGCGCTTGTGACACGGCAAATGGAGATAAAAGAGCAAGTTTGGGGCTTTCAGGAATTGCAGTTCGTGCCGGTACTAGGAGTACTTTAGCTACTTTATGGGCAGTAGAAGATGAATCTACCGCGCTATTAATGAATCAATTTTATCAAGAATTGCAACAGAATAAACTGAATAAAGCGAAAGCTCTACAACAAGCACAAATTAAGATTTTACGGAACAACGAATTGCCTTTAATTTGGGCACCTTACGTGTTAATAGGAAATTGGCTTTAG